In Cardiocondyla obscurior isolate alpha-2009 linkage group LG07, Cobs3.1, whole genome shotgun sequence, the DNA window TCTTTGAATGCTACGCAAGCCAGTTAATCACCGATTGAAACTAGCAATTTTTCATCATCAAACAATACttcaagtaataattttttcaattaacaaTTTTCTCTGTCACCTTCTCCTTCTCTTGTCTTCCTCtcattttccttctttttaagtaaatacCTCGGCCACATTGAATTCGCTAGTGCTCCCTCTTGTCTACCTACTGTATCTTCGACTCATAATAAAATGagtttttcataaaaatctcATAAAGAGACCTCATCTGATACCACTTAAAATTGCCAGTCTCAACACAATGTAACACCCCCATCTGTGTCACCATCGCGATCCGGCATTTCCAAAGTTACTGCTTCAATTTTAAGGCAcagtaaaaagaagaaaacctCTGACAGTTTAAATGAAAAAAGCGTAAACGCACtgataaaagcaaaaatagaTCTGATTTAATTAAGCACACGTTTGAATTTGAAAGAAGcgaagtaaaaaagaaagataaccGAGAAAGAAGTTGAACGTAACAAACTTACACAAGAAAAGTTCAAGTCTGACAATGAGTTATTACAATGCCAATTgtcactttaaaaaaaaggctttattgataagaattaaaataaagtagacaatttgttttattttgtaacgtattcattaaaacaatgtaaacaaagaaaaaataaataaaaacatttaaaactaataaaaacagaaataataataattacagaaCAATAAAAAACATTACATGAAACATAtagactttcgtttccgacgGCGTAATGAGTAGATGGGTGTATGTCAGTGTGCCTGTGGAAATAAGGTTTTGGGAAAGGTTTTGGGAAGTAAGAAGAGGGTGGTGGGCGGAAAGTGGGCGGGAGAAAAGGAGTAAGGAGGGGAAGTGGAGGGAATAGCGTGGGAAGAGGGCTGAGGGAGAAAATTGGGAAAAAATAGGAGGTGAATTTTGAGGTTAAGAAGACTTGGAATAAAGAACAAAGGCAGAGagttaaaacaaagaaaggggGAAGAAGAAAGGGGGAAGAGGACAAGGGGACAAAGGAGGACAAAAAAAGGGCTGGGAGAAGGGTGGTTAAAGGGAAGAGGGTAgtagtaaaaaagaaatttaagaaaattgaaaataaaaagtaaaaggagTAAACAGAGTAGAGAGGTTAGGAGGAAGTAACAGATAGTAAAAGGtgaggaaaagagaagagaaactGGAAGATAAAGAAAGGTTTtataagaagaagaaaggatAAAGTGATAAGATGAGtgaggagaaaagagaagaaattgAAGGGATGAAAGACATGGAAGGAGAAAGTGAAAAAGGTGTAGAGCaaggagaggagaagaaaaggaaacctGGAAGGCCGCCGAGGGTGGAAGGCATGATGAAGGAGAGAGCGAACAGCCTCCCCATCATAAAGGCATTCCAGAAGgcagaaaagagagaggagaggcgGCAAGAGGAAGGAGGGGAAAGGGAAGGTATGGAAGGATTCAAGAAGAGTAATAGGGTGTTAAGATTGCCGATAAAGGACATGAGGGAAGAAGAAATGGGGAAGAGTATAGAAAGAAAGGATAAAGAAGGGGAAGGACTGGAGATGATAATGAAAGAAATGAGAGGCGGATTTGCTAGGATTCAAGAGCAGATAGAAGTGCTAATGGAGTGCAAGTTGAAAATCAGGAAGGAAATAGAGGAGTTAAGGAAGATGTGGAGGGACGATAAGGTGGTATTGGAGAAAAGAATAAGtgagattgaaaaaaaagtaatagagAAGAAGGGTACAGAAGGGCTTGAGGGGGAGGGGGCAGAAGAGGTAAATGGGAGAGTATTGAGTTTGGAAGAGAGAATGAGGATGTTGGAAAttgataaagaaagagaaagaagggaatggaggaaaaataatttgattataaggggcttaaaaataaaagaagagagTAAAGAAGAATTAAGGAAAAAGGtagaagaaatatttgaagtGATTGGGGTAAAGGCGAGGATAATGGAAGTGAATAAGATAGGGGAGATAAATAAGGGAGGGTACGGGATGGTTTGGGTGAAACTTGAAAACTTTAAGGACAAGgtggaaataatgaaaagaaaaggaaaggtAAAGGAAAAAACGGAATGGATAGGGGATGATATGACGAAATATGAGAGAAAGGTAGAAtggataataaaaagagaggcagagaaaagaaagaggaaaggtAGTCAAGTGAAAATAgggtataaaaaaatgtgggTGGATAAGGAATTTTGAATATGGGACGTAATGAAAGATGAGCTGAGAAAATGGACGGAAGTAAAGacaaggaaaaaagagaagaaaaaggacaaaaaaaagataatggtGGATAAAAGTAACATGAGTTTTTAGAGAAAggcggaaaaagagaaggggaAGAAAGTGGAATGGATAGTGGAAGAAGTATGAaaggagagaaggaggaagaagaagggaagaaaagagaagtaaaaatgaagaaaagaaaaaaggaaagtgtAATAAGGGTAGGTTTTTGGAACGTGGCGGGGGTGGAAAAtaaggataaaaatttttggaaaaaattagAGCAGTGGGATGTGATTTTTATGTGTGAGACATGGCTGCAGGAAAAAGGATGGGGAAGGATCAAGGGGAAGCTACCAAAAGGATACAAATGGATATGGGAAGAAGCAAAGAAAAGGAATAGGAAGGGAAGAGCAATGGGGGAAATGATAATGGGATAGAGAAAGGAGTTtaaagggaaaagagaaagagaaatggagGAGATGAAGGGGGTATTGGGTATAAAGATATGCTGGGGAAAagtaaaatggaaaataagaAGAGTATATTAGTGATAATATGGAGGAGGTAGCGGAAATGTTAAAAGGATGGATGGAGAAGAAGGAGGAAGGATGTAATTATCTGATAGGAAGAGATTTTAATGTGAGGACGGGAGAGGAGGGAGGAAGTTGGGATGAATTTGtggagaaagagggagagaagaagaaaagaaaatcaaaggATAAAAAGATAACGGGGAAGGgtagaaaattatgtaaaatgttGGAAGAGGAGAGCCGCCCGCTCTGGACTACCACGCTGCTTCGAAAGTAAGTATATTTGTTCTGTACTTATAGAcattcgaaatatttaaactaacttttctctcttatttttgagTAGTGCGTTGAATGGCTTTACCAAGTATCTCTAGGAACACCAATCTTCAAACCCTgcaagtttgaagaaaatcaATGTTACGTTGAGCGCGACCTCCCCTTGTAAGATAAAGGGCAGGAGGGTGTACTCGCTGGCGtacgcggatgacattgcaCTGATTGCAGAAACGGAAGCAGGAATGAAGGGAACGCTGAAGATATTAAAGGaatatgtggaaaaaaaaggattggAGGTAAATGTAAACAAGACAAAGGTGATGAGGTGCCGAAAAGAGGGAGGAAGATGGAAAAGGGTAAAGTGGGTATGGAAGggtaaagaaatagagaaagttaaaagatttaattatttgagatATGTGATGACAAGGAACGGAGATCAGAAAGAGCACGTAAAGGAAAGAGTAAAGAAAGCAGCAAGGGTGATGGgacaaatatgaaatattggcaaaaagaaatttggaaaagattggGGCAGAAGATTATGGCTGTTTGACAGGCTTGTATGGACAGTAATGAGCTATGGGGTGGAGATATGGAGGTGAAAGGAAAGGGAAAAGATTGAAACGGTGCATGAAAGGTATCTAAGATGGATAATGGGAGTAAGTAGAAGTGTGCCGGGGTATATAATGAGAGAGGATTTTCAGAGGAAAAAGTTGTCTGAAAAAGCGGGAATGAGGGCTTGGAAGTATGAGAAAAGATTGGAAGAAGGAAGAGGGGGAGTTTTAGCAAGAGGATgttgggaagaaatgaaggagagagcgagggaaggaaaaacaagtggaaaatgggaaaaagaaagggaggaattttttgaaagattAGGGTGGACGCTGGAGAGaatagaagaaagaagaaaagaagagggaCTGAGAGGTGAAGAGATAGTGgtagaagataaaaaattgcaaagaaagaagagatgggaaaaaataagaatggggaaatttaataaggattatggaaaaataaaggagGAAAGAGTAccggaatatttaaagaagggATGGAAGGAGGAGAAATGGCAAAGGGTGGGGAGGTTTAGAGTGGGAGATGATATGAGGGGAAATAGATACTGGGaggaaatagataaaaaaaagtgtaggATGTGTTTGGATAAGGAGGAAACGTGGAAACATGTTTGGGAGGAGTGTGTAAACTGGGTGACGGGAGGAGTTGGGAGGAGGCAGTTAAAGATGTATTGGAAGGGGAGGGAAATGGGGAGAAACGGTTAAGAATACTGGAAAGGGTAAGGGAAGGAATAGGAGAGAATGAAAAAATGAATGAGGTAGACTATGAAGATgtaaaagcgtcggaagcgggggtccatGAGAATGAATGGGAAGTAGAGTAAGAGAatgatttttctctctctcttgtgTGCTAAGCGGCGTTTAGAGAAAGTAAGAAATGCGAAAAGTAGGAAGTAAGTTATTTGCAGGGAAGGACAAGAAAGAAgaggaattaaaagaagatgGAAGACTGATAAGAAAGAATAAGGTAGAAATAAGAAAGCGTCTAGGAGATAAGCcgtggtttttttttgttgtagtTGCAGGATAAatgaagtaaaagaagaatGTAAAAGAAGACAGAAGAATGTAAAGttggtagaaaaaaaagaagagaagaagaagaaaaaaaatagggataagaaaatgttataagGCAAGGAAGAGATGTTATATGTAAGGAGATGTTTATTAAGAAATGTTATTAGTATGGTTAAGTTTGTAGAGATTTAAAGATTGTAAGGAGACGAAAGTCCGAATGTACCTCGTAAAGagaataaaacattattacatacatgaaacatataatacataatataaaacgtaacataaaataaaattaaagaagcgatctaaaataattatttataagtgCTCTCCTAGCCGGATTAGGCTCTCGAATTGGTGGCTCATTCCTTCGCTGCTCCCTTATCTGTCCTTCTTCAAGAATTGCTTCCAAGGGTGAGGGAGCAGCATCGCTGTATTGTCATCCGGGAGCTCTTCTTCCACACCACAAAGAATGTTATGAAGAACCGCGGAAGTGACAATAATGGGCAGGGCTTtttccgtttttatttttatgtccAAAGCTAAAATGTGAAACTTTCTCTTCCAAACTCTAAACAATTTTTCTACGCAGTTTCTCGTTCTTATTTGGGACTCGTTATAAAGTTGTTTATCTCTTGTCTCGAGGTTGTCTAATGGCATCATTATACAATATATGGTCGATTCATGTAGCCCGCATCGGCCACTTGTACAGCGTCACCataataattgttttcgaATATGGCTCTTCTCAGacaaacattaaaaatagtgTTGTCGTGAGTACTGCCAGGTCATTTCGCAACAATGTCAATAAATTCAAGATTGGTCTTGCAAATAGTCAGAACATTTATTGAAAAGTACTCTTTTCGATTACGATTGAGTTAGGAATAATCACctcttgttaaaaaaaatatgatgtATAGTGTGACGCTCTTGACtactataataaatatttacaataaagttGAAATTTACCTGAAgagcaaatttttatatgagtGCATTTTAAAGCACCCACGACTTTGGGGAAACGGTTTGCACGATGTATTTCCACCTGTGTGCGCCGAATCTTATCGACATTGGAAGGAAACTTAATGTATTGGTCTGCGAGAGAAGCAATGGCATTGGATACTCTATGCACAATACGGTGAGCAGTAAATTTACTGACACCACTAAAATCTTCCAATGTCAGCTGAGTTGAATCAGTTGCAAAAAATCTCAATGTTAAAAGCAACTGATTCGATGGAGACACTGCGTTGTTGCTGCAATAGaagcaacaaaaaaaagatttttttagaataattttgaatCCAACGATGACGCAAATCTtaacagaataaaatttaaaaagagggtaagatatatatatatatatatatatatatatatatatatatatatatatatatatataatatctcttttattatattattttagtgtAATAAAACATGAATTGTTTCTCTGTAAATaacaaagatattttattattttaattaaaatacattaagaGCTTGATCTAATTAGTAATCCCTACCTGTAAATAACAAAGAAACAACATTCAATGTTATTATTCACAAATTCGTCTCTGGATTACTCTTATAAGTTTTCCTCTCGTTTTGATTAGTATAAAGTGCTTTATCACGCTGATCGCCACATCAATCATTCACTCAGTCATTCATACGGAGATCTGGCTTATCGATCTCATAgcgcgcgtaatttaattaactctaTAAGGATAGATCCTTACATCTCCCCCCCCCAGGGTGAGATTTTTGGCTCCGAATTTGGTACAAAAATCTGTTGCAAGCTATTTGACTCTATACAATGAAATTCATTTGTTGTAGGCGATGTTTCAGTTGAAGTGCTTGGTGTTGGGGTGAGCTTCGAGACGTGGAACAGATTTGACTCTGATTTTTTGTATCCTGTGTCTATTTCGTACATTGAGtttgatactttttttaaaattctaaatgGTCCTATTCTTAGttcatctaatttttttcggTTCAGCCTATTACCGTTTTCAACATATACTAAGTCTCCAGCTTTGAAgtcatatatctttttatttttatcgtataacaacttattataattatggTATTTTATACTGTTTTCGAGAGCAATAGCCCTATCTTTTTCTAGATTATTACTACTTTGAGTATTTCTTTTCAATTCTTTTGGTAATGCTGATGTATCTTCACCATATAACAAATGATTTGGACTGAACTTTGTTACTGTGTGTTCAgtttcgttatatttattcacACAATTATGTGCAATGGTCGTCCAAgcgcatttattttttttttcatttattgcacatcttattttatttactagaGTTTGGTTGAGCCTTTCATTCAGGCCATTTGAAAATGGTGCATTGACTCCTGTAAAGACCATTGTAATGTTCTTGTTTTCTAGGAAGTCTTTGAAATCTTTGGAATTTATGCCTGGGTATTGATCTGTTAAGAGTACCTGAATGTTATGATCTTTCAATGCGGTTTCtgtaagtttaataaaatcatttgTATTTTGAGTTTTTGATGTTAATATATAGACAAATCTTGTAAAATGATCAACTAGTAgatgtaagtatttttttgtgGACCGTGAACCTCCGAGACCACCTATTGTGTCTATTGAAACTATCTCAAACGGAGCTTTAGCAGGGCCAAGATGTGACATTAAGCCGATTATCTGTTGTCctcttgatttattttttatacaaatttcaCAACTTTTGCAGGTGTTTTTGATGTGTTCTTTTATATTCGCAGCCGTATAGTAAGGCAAtattttttgttgcatttGGTTTATTCCAATATGACAAAATTCTTTGTGCGTATCTTCCAATAGtcttttgcaaaaattctctgataaaacaattttgttcttgtttttgttttttgtaatatacttgattttgagaattaatttatctctaTCATGATGAATACTCTGATTATTTTCTTGATCTTTAAAGATatcttctaattttataaagtttaaatactttattttatcttcttcctcttcttcgggtCCTAATACGGGATTTCTGCTCAAGCAGTCTGCCTCTAGATTATCTTTACCTGGGTGGTATCTTATTTCAAAATCGAACTGTGAAAGATAATAAGTGAGATCACCTAATTCTTCATCTGTTCTACTTTTTATGTTCATATTTTCCAATGGTTTATGATCTGAAAATACCATGAAGCGTTTACCTATGAGCCAGTGTTGCCAGTATTTTACCGATTCTTTTATAGCTATACattctaaataaattgcttttttctttttgcgattCACTTAgttttctcgaaaaatatgCCACTGGTTTTTCTGTTTTTGAAACTTCATTTAATTGCGGCTGTTTTAGTACAGCGCCTATGCCTTCTATACTTGCATCTGTATAGATGTGTATTGGTAGATCTGGATCAAAGATTGCTAAAACTGGTTGTGTGCATAGGAAGTTTTTCATATATTCAAAGGCTTCTTGGCATTTTTCAGACCAAATGAATTTTTGCCCTTTTCGTAGTAAATTGTGCAGTGGTTCCAACAATAGTGAAATCTTAGGTACATattcgttataaaaattaatcttacctAAAAACTGTCTCAcgtttttttgattttttggaaaattctTTATTGAGATTAGATTATCTTCCATTGGAGAGATTgagttgtattttattatatgacCTAAATACTGTACGGAGTCTAATGCGAATGTGCACTTTGAAAGTTTTAGTCTGAATCCTTCTTGCATAATTGCATCTAATAATTTTGACAGATGATCTATATGCTCTtcgaaattttttgaaaatattagtATGTCATCTATATAATTGACTGTGAAATCtgataaattatgttttctgaTAATATTGCTTAAGATCCTTTGGAAAATTGCTGGTGATGTTTTGAGTCCAAATGGTAGGCAGGTCCATTGATAGTGGCCATTTTGAGTTACAAAGCCTGTTATTCTTCTATCTTGAATTCGTAGAGGTATAGTCCAAAATGCCGAATTTATATCAAGTTTtgagaatattttacaatttcttgCCTTTATTACCATGTCCTTTATTAGCGGAAAAGGCTGTGCTTGTGAAactatgattttatttaaatctctgAAATCTATGCACAATCTTGATTTCctgttttcatcttttttgTAAGCTAACGTTACTGGAGCAGCAAAAGGACTGTATGATTCttctattatatttcttttcagtAATTCTGAAATTTGGTATTCTATCTCTTTCTGATCCTCAATTGAGCATCTATATGGTCTTTTGCTGCAGTACTTATCTATTATGAGGTCTATTCTAGCTTCATAATCTTTTACCATACCTATATCATATTTAtcttttgcaaatatattCCTATATTTGTctaataaattcattattgTTTCTTCTTCTTGATTATTCAAATGACTGGTTATTGCATTGAAATTTTCTGTATCAACATtttcattgaaatttatttcaaattctttcatttctgttggatcacaatttttttgttctatttcgagcttttcaTTTTGACTCAATTTGAACTTTTTTATGCAATCTAATCCTATTAGGAAGTCAtgcttgaaattattattattaattataaatacatttatatatttttctatattcattattttcgcTTTTATCTTGATCAGGCCATCTGTTGTATACGCACCATTAATTGTTCTCAAGTTAATTTTTCGtacaatatctttttttgattttaaatatatatgtttggAGTTTATTAAAGAGATATTTGATCCTAAATCATAAACACCagatatttctaaaatatcatTTAGTTTGACCTTGAGTTCAATTAATGGTGGACAGCTTAGTTTTTTGGATCCTCTTCACTTGAATCTACTCCTAGcaacaaattattaacttgattaattttgttacctCTGGTTTCCTGATTTTTGAACCAGCATTCAGACTCCGGATGATAGCGTactccttttttattttctttacagaATGTGCATAGTGTCTTTTGGCTTTTCACATCGATACCTGGTTTCGGTTTCTGCTTTATTTCAAAAGGTTTTTTATTGGCCAGGTGTTCCAATTTTCCAATTTCATTGTGAAGATCTTCGGTTTTGTCTAGTTTTTCTCTATCAATTTTGTCAGAAATATAGCTTGGCAAACCGGTGGCGATGAGGTCTATCAATGTACCATTATCAATAGTACTTCTTACTTGTAAtaatagtttttctttttttatagagTATTCGATGAGCGATCccgtttgatatttaaattgcattgcATACCTTATTGGAGTTCAGCCTTTACTGGCGAATGTGTTGCAAAAATTGTCCTTCCAATCTTTCCATTCTGCTTCTATTGTGAGCTTTAAAAGTGTGCAACTATACCAATCTAAAGCACTTTTTCCCATAAATGATTttagaatttcaatttttttgtcGTCTGTGGTAATGTTGAATCTGTCacattctttttcaaaattggATATCCATTGGGTCACATTAGAGTTTTTACcataaaatttatctataGTAAATTCCTTGGCTATTTttccaatatttatttgttgttCGTTCTTTTCTTGAGATTTTTCGagtaatttttcgaaaattgttATCAGTGATTGTTCACTAGCTCCAGAGGTTACGTTAATTTCTGAATCTTCTTCTAAGTATTCATTATTGAATTGTAAATTTCCTTCTtcatcaaaataaattttttttaatttatcacttAAAGTAATCCAGACTTTTCTGGTTTGGCCTCTCTTCaagtttgcattttttattttaataaaaacacttgTCTGAGCAAGTGCCTTATGATGATTTGCATTCATGCTGTCATGCGGTAATACGTAGGTTAGATTATCTGTTGTGCTAATTTTAGTTATGCACAATATATTAGATTTTGTATCTTGGGATGCAAGCATCTTAAAGTGGAATTGAAGCTTGTCCATTGTGATATACAACGAGAATgttgttttataatatctcttttattatattattttagtgtAATAAAACATGAATTGTTTCTCTGTAAATaacaaagatattttattattttaattaaaatacattaagaGCTTGATATAATTAGTAATCCCTACCTGTAAATAACAAAGAAACAACATTCAATGTTATTATTCACAAATTCATCTCTGGATTACTCTTATAAGTTTTCCTCTCGTTTTGATTAGTATAAAGTGCTTTATCACGCTGATCGCCACATCAATCATTTACTCAGTCATTCATACGGAGATCTGGCTTATCGATCTCATAgcgcgcgtaatttaattaactctaTAAGGATAGATccttacatatatatatatatatatatatatatatatatatatatatatatatatatatatataatagtgTTTATTTTCCTTATTTGGAGTACACTTGACTTTTCGTTTCCAGTCAtttcatttacatatatttacatttttctatttctacaTCTAATACTACTTTATTTtgctttactttttttactaattactTCCACACCCATACAttcctttttcaatttttcttatattccTCCTTATTCCCTTTACAATTTACGCCCAAAACCTTTCCTTccattctactttctttataCATTCTTTATGCCACTTATTTTACTCATAACAATCTCTAGACCCAtgcaacaatttttctttgacattttacaattttcttttcttctttttacattttttcttctttcttcaagCCAAAAAGAGGGTAagatatatatgtttataacTTACTTTTTGGTAGAATGTCGAATTTTTCCCTTAGTTTGTTGAAGAATATCAACAGCAGACCTCTTCGATAAACGAAAGCGcactttaaaattttcctcgttaaaagtgtgaaaaaaatttactcgtTTAAACAATTGACGAGGACGCCTTCTTCTTCATCGCTtgaagaagaataaaaaattaaatttaatgctgCTTCCATatcgaaaaataatgatacaattacttttttttacaagagaCAATTCGTGACACTTTTTTTGGTAGGTTAACAACCGGTTAGTGATACTAACGGACTCTTTGACCGTCAGTTAAAACTAACTTTAGTTAGCGGTAAATTAAATGCGCAGAAAGAATGGTAAAACGCAGTTAGATATTAACTGGCATTAATCGTGCTTTAACAACGGTTAAAATTGTTAACTGGACTTGGTGAAACCGATCCTTAAATGGTTAAATGTTAATCGAATacgacagaaaaaattaaaaagtcgtacAGAGATTAAAGCTTTTGATGATGAATCTACAGACATATTTGTgcgtttataataaatgattattatcCAAATAGACTGGAAGAATCCGAATTTGTGTGTCTATATAAATTCAGTAGCATGATGTCACGACAGTCGAACCACAAAgtaataatattgaatattacaaaatagatAGTAgtcattttcttaaacgatGACAACGTACATGTTTTATTAATCactataaatacaatgttGAAACACAGCTCGaagattactttttttctttactgctTATGTTTAAACCATTGCGAAATTTATATGATCTTAAGGATAATTGTCTGAAAGCGCGTGTAAGAAATAGTTCGACACAaggtttgaaaaaaaagaatagttttaatataaaatttgtggATTATAATTGTAAAGTCACTGAATCGAATACAATTGACAGCACGCGCAAGCAACGCGAAGAAAGCGAAATTGTAAGCACGAGAATACGTATCTcggaaaaacgtaaaaaaaaacagagacgCGATGAGGCGTTAAAACGCTCGACGACTAAGTGTCCGGCTTCCGAGATCCGGGCCTTTTATACCGCGAAGCTTCTCGATGCTTCGAAGAATTCGACCGCTAATTCGGCGACTTTGAAAAACTGAGACAACAAGGCTAACTCAACAATGaaacatacgtatatatttcgGTTAGCAACAGAGCTGCGAGAACGCGAAGACATCAACAAACGCTAAGCGACGAAACCGAAACAGATGTGCGAGCATTGAGTCCTCGCATGAATGTTGTCgacacaattattttaaaagctgaaattaaaattatctcgcTGGGTTGGAGTGCTTAGGCACGTCTCGAACAATAATTGTAACACTAATAcggaaatatttgaaaaagcaaaattacatcttacagaggcattgcaatatcacgaaaaaatataagaattgcaaaaagcatttgaaaataCAAAACAATTAGTTAAACAAACAGATgaagaattacaacaaaatctgtctcaagatgatcctgataatccgatcggttttcaaaataaaaaagctgGTGATGCGATGAAAGATTTTAGAGATCTTGGTGAGAAAATAGATAAGAATATCGATGTTTCTAAAATGAtaccaaaattaaatacggatcaacaaaaagtatttaatagaGTCACTGATACGGTAAGGTCGAAAGACTCGATATCACGCTTATATGTCAGTGGAGAAGGTGGAACTGGAAAAAgctttttaaaacaattaaa includes these proteins:
- the LOC139104056 gene encoding golgin subfamily A member 6-like protein 22; the encoded protein is MSEEKREEIEGMKDMEGESEKGVEQGEEKKRKPGRPPRVEGMMKERANSLPIIKAFQKAEKREERRQEEGGEREGMEGFKKSNRVLRLPIKDMREEEMGKSIERKDKEGEGLEMIMKEMRGGFARIQEQIEVLMECKLKIRKEIEELRKMWRDDKVVLEKRISEIEKKVIEKKGTEGLEGEGAEEVNGRVLSLEERMRMLEIDKERERREWRKNNLIIRGLKIKEESKEELRKKVEEIFEVIGVKARIMEVNKIGEINKGGYGMVWVKLENFKDKVEIMKRKGKVKEKTEWIGDDMTKYERKVEWIIKREAEKRKRKGSQVKIGYKKMWVDKEF